In a genomic window of Burkholderia pseudomultivorans:
- a CDS encoding IS3 family transposase (programmed frameshift) produces MEVLTGPERRRRWTAEQKLAMVRESFEPGKSVSMVARQHGVNPNQLFHWRKLYQDGSLSAVKAGEEVVPASELADALKQIRELQRMLGKKTMENEILREAVEYGRGKKMDSALALAAGGRPVKLVCEVLGVSRSNVSARLSRPATWRDGRQSRQTDDASVVEEIRRVVGDLPSYGYRRVWGSLRNERIAAGQVPFNAKRIYRIMRTHGLLMQRRPAPPRPQRRHDGKVAVARSNQRWCSDGFEFRCDNGEPLRVTFALDCCDREAMSWAATTAGHSGDIVRDVMLAAVENRFGNELHTPSEIEWLSDNGSGYTADDTRRFAVAIGLKPLTTPVCSPQSNGMAESFVKTMKRDYVAFMPKPDAATAARNLAIAFEHYNEKHPHSALKYRSPREFRRSMDSATLV; encoded by the exons ATGGAAGTGTTGACGGGCCCGGAGCGCCGGCGGCGCTGGACGGCGGAGCAAAAGCTGGCGATGGTTCGCGAGAGTTTCGAACCAGGGAAGTCGGTTTCGATGGTCGCGCGGCAGCACGGCGTGAACCCGAACCAGCTGTTCCACTGGCGCAAGCTGTACCAGGATGGGAGCCTGTCAGCGGTCAAGGCTGGCGAGGAAGTGGTTCCGGCCTCAGAGCTGGCCGACGCGCTCAAGCAGATTCGCGAGCTGCAACGGATGCTCGGCAAGAAGACCATGGAGAACGAGATTCTCCGCGAAGCAGTCGAGTACGGCCGGG GCAAAAAAATGGATAGCGCACTCGCCCTCGCTGCCGGAGGACGACCAGTGAAACTGGTTTGTGAAGTTCTCGGCGTGTCGCGCTCGAACGTATCGGCACGACTGTCGCGTCCGGCGACGTGGCGCGATGGCCGTCAATCGCGGCAGACGGACGATGCGAGCGTGGTCGAGGAAATCCGCCGAGTCGTCGGCGATTTGCCCAGCTATGGCTATCGCCGGGTGTGGGGCTCGCTGCGCAATGAACGCATTGCTGCCGGACAGGTGCCGTTCAATGCGAAGCGCATCTATCGCATCATGCGCACTCACGGTCTGCTGATGCAACGGCGTCCAGCCCCGCCTCGGCCGCAACGTCGGCACGATGGCAAGGTGGCCGTCGCGCGCAGCAATCAGCGATGGTGCTCGGACGGCTTCGAGTTCCGCTGCGACAACGGCGAGCCGCTGCGGGTGACGTTTGCGCTGGATTGCTGCGACCGAGAGGCGATGAGCTGGGCAGCCACGACAGCAGGTCACAGCGGCGACATCGTGCGCGACGTGATGCTGGCTGCAGTGGAAAATCGGTTTGGCAACGAACTGCATACCCCGTCCGAAATCGAGTGGCTGAGCGACAACGGTTCGGGCTACACGGCCGACGACACGCGCCGGTTCGCAGTGGCCATCGGCCTGAAGCCATTGACCACACCGGTGTGCAGCCCACAAAGTAATGGGATGGCAGAGAGCTTCGTGAAGACGATGAAACGCGACTACGTCGCCTTCATGCCGAAGCCGGACGCAGCGACTGCCGCACGCAACTTGGCCATCGCGTTCGAGCATTACAACGAGAAGCATCCCCATAGCGCGCTGAAATACCGCTCGCCTCGCGAGTTCCGGCGCTCGATGGATTCAGCAACCTTAGTGTGA
- a CDS encoding IS5 family transposase (programmed frameshift): protein MGKPIIDDELWKLIEPLLPPAKPRRFKYPGRKPVPNRAALTGILFVLKTGIRWRDLPAEMGCGSGVSCWRRLRDWQEAGVWDALHALLLTKLRAANQIDFSRVVVDSSSIRAVGAGGKTGPNPTDRARLGSKHHLATDANGTPIAAILTGANRNDVTQLIPLIEAIAPIKGVRGRPLSRPKRVYADRGYDHDKYRRILHERGIPTSIARRGQPHGSGLGKVRWVVERTHAWMHHFRRLRIRFERRADIHEAFLKLGCSMICWNTLQRAQQSL, encoded by the exons ATGGGCAAGCCGATCATTGACGACGAGTTGTGGAAACTCATCGAGCCACTTCTACCGCCTGCCAAGCCCCGTCGGTTCAAGTACCCGGGCCGCAAGCCCGTGCCGAATCGCGCAGCGCTGACGGGCATTCTGTTCGTGCTGAAGACCGGCATTCGCTGGCGCGATCTTCCTGCGGAAATGGGATGTGGCTCGGGCGTGAGTTGCTGGCGACGGCTGCGGGACTGGCAAGAGGCTGGCGTTTGGGATGCATTGCACGCGTTGCTGCTGACCAAACTACGCGCGGCAAACCAGATCGACTTCTCACGTGTGGTCGTCGACTCCTCGTCGATTCGAGCGGTTGGGGCGGGCG GAAAAACTGGCCCGAACCCCACCGATCGAGCGCGACTCGGTTCCAAACACCACCTCGCCACCGACGCCAACGGCACGCCGATCGCGGCAATCTTGACCGGAGCCAACCGCAATGACGTCACGCAACTGATCCCCCTGATCGAGGCGATCGCGCCGATCAAAGGCGTTCGCGGTCGGCCACTGAGCCGGCCCAAACGCGTCTATGCGGATCGAGGCTACGATCACGACAAGTACCGGCGCATCCTGCACGAGCGAGGCATTCCCACCAGCATTGCCCGACGCGGACAACCACACGGCAGCGGGCTTGGGAAGGTTCGATGGGTCGTTGAGCGCACGCATGCCTGGATGCACCACTTTCGACGTCTCCGTATCCGATTCGAACGGCGTGCCGACATTCATGAAGCGTTCCTCAAACTCGGTTGCTCCATGATCTGCTGGAACACTTTGCAGCGGGCTCAGCAGTCTTTATGA
- a CDS encoding phosphoadenosine phosphosulfate reductase family protein, which translates to MQTIEMFPLAEVRPSLDQRVGLALRALLALFAANRMVICQFSAGKDSGVVTSLGLEAARQYAVAGGRPLVCVITADTLVESPEMVEHAQRELDKMVTFGQEHSFEVRILVVAPSLATSWQLAVLTGRALPSYAGTNSDCSVSLKIEPSRVGRNQLYREARKAGYAEPVVLLGTRFDESERRKAKMTARGDRADTPVRNSDGELTLCPIADWSTEDVWEFIGEVSSGLRRSYTDFEETKRIYAHAGNSSCAIVSDLTFEEASAGKRVRRGHCDARTGCWTCQQADDRSLAEMIRFDEDRYAYARGLQQLNRFIRAIRYDWSRRNWVGRTIREGYICLEPDTFGAATVRELVRYMLTIDRDERIRAKRAGTHPKFQTLPLPMMIAVDAMQSLQGLAAPFAIWADYRDICERGVSYSVPEIAPAAPAPLPEPLFLKVGTEWDDTADQWTGFRDPLFEALTERSPCAPTVMDLGNGKSTWEVRTGARFDVDVESAEMILEFEADRLAEMHDRGFHPGGITAGYRWYLSYGALTLSHKQQLKHDEVARRTDFKDRLGLNLGHDVAQLVQQGVRFGDLPDNARYAWAHKATTAGAQTTFEFALDA; encoded by the coding sequence ATGCAAACGATCGAAATGTTCCCGCTGGCGGAAGTGCGCCCGAGCCTCGATCAGCGCGTCGGACTCGCGCTCCGGGCTCTGTTGGCGCTCTTCGCCGCGAATCGAATGGTGATCTGCCAATTCAGCGCGGGCAAGGATAGCGGGGTCGTGACGAGTCTCGGGCTCGAGGCTGCTCGCCAATATGCGGTCGCCGGCGGGCGGCCGCTTGTCTGCGTCATCACGGCCGACACCTTGGTCGAATCGCCGGAGATGGTCGAGCATGCACAGCGCGAGCTCGACAAGATGGTGACGTTTGGTCAGGAGCACAGTTTCGAAGTTCGCATCCTGGTTGTCGCGCCGTCGCTCGCGACGTCGTGGCAGCTCGCAGTGCTGACCGGCCGTGCCTTGCCCAGCTATGCCGGCACGAACTCGGATTGCTCGGTGTCGTTAAAAATTGAGCCGAGCCGAGTCGGTCGCAACCAGCTGTATCGCGAGGCACGAAAGGCCGGCTATGCAGAGCCAGTCGTCCTGCTCGGCACGCGCTTCGACGAAAGCGAGCGGCGCAAAGCGAAGATGACCGCGCGGGGCGATCGCGCGGATACGCCGGTCCGCAATAGCGACGGCGAGCTGACGCTCTGCCCGATCGCCGACTGGTCGACCGAGGACGTCTGGGAGTTTATCGGCGAAGTTTCGTCCGGGCTGCGGCGCAGCTACACGGATTTCGAAGAAACGAAGCGGATCTACGCGCATGCTGGTAACAGCAGCTGCGCGATCGTGTCGGACCTCACGTTCGAGGAGGCGTCCGCCGGCAAGCGCGTGCGCCGCGGACATTGCGATGCACGCACCGGCTGCTGGACCTGCCAACAAGCCGATGATCGGTCGCTCGCGGAGATGATCCGCTTCGACGAAGATCGGTATGCCTATGCGCGTGGCCTGCAGCAGCTGAATCGCTTCATCCGCGCGATCCGCTACGACTGGTCACGTCGCAACTGGGTGGGTCGCACGATTCGGGAAGGGTACATCTGCCTCGAGCCCGATACGTTCGGAGCCGCGACCGTGCGCGAGCTAGTCCGGTACATGCTGACAATCGATCGAGACGAGAGAATCCGTGCGAAGCGCGCCGGAACGCACCCGAAGTTCCAGACGTTGCCGCTGCCGATGATGATCGCCGTTGACGCGATGCAGTCCCTGCAGGGGCTCGCGGCGCCCTTCGCGATCTGGGCAGATTACCGCGACATCTGTGAGCGTGGCGTGAGCTACTCGGTGCCGGAAATCGCGCCGGCCGCGCCGGCACCGTTGCCCGAGCCGCTGTTCCTGAAGGTTGGTACCGAATGGGACGATACGGCGGATCAATGGACAGGGTTTCGAGATCCGCTGTTCGAGGCATTGACCGAGCGCTCGCCCTGCGCGCCGACAGTCATGGATCTCGGCAACGGCAAGAGCACATGGGAGGTTCGAACTGGCGCACGCTTCGACGTCGATGTCGAGTCGGCCGAGATGATCCTGGAGTTCGAGGCTGATCGGCTGGCCGAAATGCACGATCGCGGCTTTCATCCCGGCGGAATCACGGCCGGTTATCGGTGGTATCTGAGTTACGGGGCGCTGACGCTCTCCCACAAGCAGCAGCTGAAGCACGATGAGGTGGCGCGACGCACCGACTTCAAGGACCGGCTCGGCCTAAATCTCGGGCACGACGTCGCGCAGCTTGTCCAGCAAGGGGTGCGTTTTGGTGACCTGCCTGACAACGCGAGGTATGCCTGGGCGCACAAGGCAACGACGGCCGGCGCGCAGACCACCTTCGAGTTTGCCCTCGATGCATGA
- a CDS encoding SDR family oxidoreductase, translating into MDMKLVNRRVLVTGASQGIGEGLAKAFAAEGCHLVLTARSADKLEKLAADLRAMHDARVEVLALDMTAPGAIEKIVAFAGAIDVLVNNAGAIPGGTLWDVDEDAWRNGWELKVFGYINLTRAIYTGMKVRGGGVILNNIGNGGQNFDFNYIAGSTGNAALMAFTCALGGRSLDDGIRVLGVNPGPVATERIAKVLKNHAARLLGDEGRSDELIAGYPLGRAATVEEIADLFVYLASPRSGYTSGTIVTVDGGITSKRSIA; encoded by the coding sequence ATGGACATGAAACTTGTAAACCGGAGAGTGCTGGTCACCGGTGCATCACAGGGCATCGGCGAGGGTCTCGCGAAGGCGTTCGCCGCAGAGGGTTGCCACCTCGTATTGACTGCTCGCTCTGCAGACAAACTGGAAAAGCTGGCGGCTGACCTGCGCGCCATGCATGACGCGCGCGTGGAAGTGCTCGCGCTGGACATGACGGCGCCTGGCGCGATCGAGAAGATCGTCGCGTTCGCGGGCGCAATCGATGTCCTGGTGAACAACGCCGGTGCGATTCCGGGCGGCACGCTGTGGGATGTCGATGAAGATGCGTGGCGCAATGGCTGGGAACTGAAGGTCTTCGGCTACATCAACCTCACGCGTGCGATTTACACAGGGATGAAGGTGCGCGGCGGCGGTGTGATTCTCAACAACATCGGCAATGGCGGCCAGAACTTCGACTTCAACTACATCGCTGGTTCGACCGGCAATGCCGCATTGATGGCGTTTACGTGCGCGCTGGGCGGCCGTAGCCTGGACGATGGTATCCGTGTGTTAGGCGTTAATCCGGGGCCTGTCGCTACCGAGCGAATCGCCAAGGTTCTGAAAAACCACGCGGCGCGCCTGCTCGGTGACGAAGGGCGCTCGGACGAACTGATCGCAGGTTACCCGCTGGGGCGTGCTGCGACGGTCGAGGAAATCGCCGATCTTTTCGTTTATCTGGCGTCACCCCGCTCAGGTTACACCAGCGGCACCATCGTCACAGTCGACGGTGGCATCACGTCCAAACGCTCGATAGCCTGA
- a CDS encoding GMC family oxidoreductase, producing the protein MESFDYVIVGAGSAGCVLALRLAEAGYSVCVLEAGPADRNIMIHVPAGFIYAVSNPNLTWGFHSAPVPGINGRSVPLVQGKVLGGSSSINGMVYNRCQPQDYDAWAELGNPGWGFKDVLPYFRRSERRLGAGDNDFRGRSGPVTVSNPDYPNPLSARFIAAAEAQGIPFTDDYNGASQDGVGDFQFTIDPSRGPGRRISTAVAFLNQAKRTKRVTIRTGCLAEEILFKGRTAEGVRYLRGRGHNQRTSVMARREVIVSAGAINTPRLLQISGIGDGVHLQEIGREVLIHSPGVGANLTDHYQVRLSAHLQGTRTLNERASGLPLLSEIFKWLIGRPSLLSLGPVPLRLFCRTDPRMAVPDLQMSFTPGSFKQGETGKLDAYPGMTIGGYQQRPESRGYVRAISTCIHDPPEIQPNYLATDTDRAAIIHVIRLARQLMRSPAFKPLFVDESFPGGSVGNSDDEILDFARRSGGTAFHHMGTARMGPVSDPMSVVDARLRLRGANHLRVADCSIMPTAMSGNTNAPAIMIGEKAADMIIEDARYT; encoded by the coding sequence ATGGAATCATTTGATTACGTCATAGTGGGGGCAGGCAGCGCAGGTTGCGTCTTGGCACTGCGGTTGGCTGAGGCAGGCTACAGCGTGTGCGTCCTCGAAGCCGGCCCCGCGGATCGCAACATCATGATCCACGTGCCCGCGGGTTTCATCTACGCCGTGTCGAATCCGAATCTGACATGGGGTTTCCATAGCGCCCCGGTGCCGGGCATCAACGGCCGATCCGTGCCATTGGTGCAGGGCAAGGTACTCGGCGGATCCAGTTCGATCAACGGCATGGTCTACAACCGCTGCCAACCGCAAGACTATGACGCGTGGGCCGAGCTGGGAAATCCCGGCTGGGGCTTCAAGGATGTTTTGCCCTACTTCCGTCGATCCGAGCGTCGCCTTGGAGCAGGAGACAATGACTTTCGTGGAAGAAGCGGACCGGTAACCGTCTCGAATCCCGACTATCCCAATCCGCTCTCTGCCCGCTTCATTGCAGCCGCCGAAGCGCAAGGAATTCCGTTTACGGACGACTACAATGGCGCGTCCCAAGACGGTGTCGGCGACTTCCAGTTCACAATCGACCCTAGCCGTGGTCCAGGCCGACGTATCAGCACCGCGGTGGCGTTCCTCAATCAAGCAAAGCGCACCAAGCGTGTGACGATTCGTACCGGTTGTCTTGCAGAAGAGATCCTGTTCAAAGGACGAACGGCCGAAGGCGTACGTTACCTTCGTGGCCGTGGGCACAATCAACGTACATCGGTCATGGCCCGACGTGAAGTTATCGTCTCTGCCGGTGCAATCAACACACCGCGTCTGCTCCAGATTTCCGGTATCGGTGACGGTGTACATCTGCAGGAGATCGGCCGTGAGGTACTGATCCATTCGCCAGGCGTCGGCGCCAACCTGACAGATCACTACCAAGTCCGACTATCCGCGCATCTCCAGGGCACACGCACATTGAACGAACGCGCATCTGGCCTACCGCTACTATCCGAGATATTCAAGTGGTTGATCGGCCGTCCGAGCCTGCTGTCATTGGGGCCAGTGCCATTGCGCTTGTTCTGCCGCACCGATCCGAGAATGGCCGTGCCAGACCTGCAGATGTCGTTTACCCCTGGAAGCTTCAAACAAGGCGAAACCGGAAAACTGGATGCCTATCCAGGCATGACTATCGGCGGATACCAGCAAAGGCCCGAGAGCCGCGGCTATGTTCGCGCCATCTCGACCTGCATACACGACCCGCCGGAAATCCAGCCGAACTACTTGGCGACGGATACCGACCGCGCTGCCATCATCCATGTCATCCGGCTCGCAAGACAACTAATGCGCTCACCCGCCTTCAAGCCACTTTTTGTCGACGAAAGCTTCCCGGGCGGCTCGGTGGGCAACTCGGACGATGAAATTCTCGACTTTGCACGTAGGTCCGGAGGAACAGCATTCCATCACATGGGTACGGCTCGCATGGGTCCCGTGAGTGACCCCATGTCAGTGGTAGATGCTCGCCTGCGGCTGCGCGGTGCAAACCATCTGCGAGTTGCGGATTGCTCAATCATGCCGACCGCTATGTCAGGCAACACCAATGCCCCGGCGATCATGATTGGTGAAAAAGCCGCTGACATGATCATCGAGGATGCGCGTTATACCTGA
- a CDS encoding FAD-dependent oxidoreductase — translation MYKHVFSPLRIGAVEIPNRIVRTAHATRLADRYVNDDLIAYHLARAKGGAGLSIIESTSVHSSSTFSLTASDDGSIVPMRKLVDAIAPTGMKLFTQLWHGGYTDPAADGGLPWAVSALTGRYSVAPPIPMTTDQIEEVIDAYAKAAARMQVAGLDGVEVLAGAGYLFSQFFSPVLNQRTDAYGGSFDNRIRAFLETLHAIRAATSPDFALGVRIGGSSDPRILADEDVNAIALRAQAEGLIDFVNITHGDYYFHVDRYAGMDAPVGYQLPHAERISRGVTVPRIIVGRYATLDDAEQALKSGQADMVNIVRGMIADPMLVVKSREGRGTEVRPCIGCNQGCLGGAFAGRMGCAVNPAVGYERTLSDETIVKAGTPRKVLVVGGGVAGMEATRTALLAGHRVTLVEAMSDLGGLLNCAKHLPKLHPIGDIAIWLENEIYRLGADVRLSTYMDADDVLAEQPDAVIVATGSQPADVREFRQTADPAAELRISRDATVLTSLDLAMAPPQNVGRTALVFDDVGHYEAIGCCEALINRGAEVTYVTRHLMFAPAVETTGRTQAALRRMYNAGRLRIATQSALVSIEKGSVEIRPLFGSQTESVPADTVVIVGYRESQNEIWAALRGRVGQLHLVGDALSARDIQPAIREGHIAARSIN, via the coding sequence ATGTACAAACATGTTTTCTCACCGCTTCGGATCGGTGCCGTTGAGATTCCGAACCGTATCGTGCGCACTGCGCATGCGACGCGCCTGGCCGACCGATACGTCAACGACGACCTGATTGCGTATCACCTGGCGCGCGCAAAAGGCGGCGCGGGGTTGTCGATCATCGAAAGCACATCGGTTCATTCGTCATCGACGTTTTCACTGACTGCGAGCGACGATGGATCGATCGTGCCGATGCGAAAACTGGTCGATGCGATCGCCCCGACGGGCATGAAGTTGTTTACGCAGCTTTGGCACGGCGGTTATACCGATCCGGCCGCGGACGGCGGCTTGCCATGGGCAGTGTCGGCGCTGACGGGGCGCTACTCGGTCGCTCCGCCTATTCCGATGACTACCGACCAGATCGAAGAAGTGATCGATGCGTACGCCAAGGCGGCCGCCCGCATGCAGGTCGCGGGCCTGGACGGTGTAGAAGTGCTGGCCGGAGCGGGCTACCTGTTCTCTCAATTCTTCTCGCCGGTGCTGAACCAGCGTACCGATGCATACGGCGGCAGCTTTGACAACCGCATTCGAGCGTTCCTCGAGACTCTGCACGCGATTCGCGCGGCCACGTCGCCGGATTTCGCGCTCGGCGTGCGCATCGGTGGAAGCTCCGACCCGCGCATTCTCGCGGATGAAGACGTCAACGCCATTGCGTTGCGGGCGCAGGCCGAGGGCCTGATCGATTTCGTGAACATCACGCACGGTGACTACTACTTTCACGTGGACCGCTATGCGGGCATGGACGCGCCGGTGGGCTATCAGTTGCCTCATGCTGAGCGCATTTCGCGGGGGGTAACGGTTCCGCGCATCATCGTGGGTCGTTATGCAACGCTGGACGACGCCGAGCAGGCGTTGAAGTCGGGGCAGGCGGACATGGTCAACATTGTACGCGGCATGATTGCCGATCCAATGTTGGTGGTGAAGAGTCGTGAGGGGCGCGGTACCGAGGTGCGCCCGTGTATCGGCTGCAACCAGGGGTGCCTGGGCGGCGCGTTCGCCGGCCGGATGGGGTGTGCGGTGAACCCTGCAGTAGGGTACGAGCGGACGCTGTCGGACGAGACGATCGTGAAAGCCGGGACTCCACGCAAGGTGCTGGTGGTAGGCGGCGGGGTGGCGGGCATGGAAGCCACTCGCACAGCGCTGCTTGCCGGGCACCGGGTGACATTGGTCGAGGCGATGTCCGATCTGGGCGGTCTGCTCAACTGCGCCAAACACTTGCCAAAACTCCATCCGATCGGAGATATCGCGATCTGGCTGGAGAACGAGATCTACCGCCTAGGTGCAGACGTGCGGCTGTCGACGTATATGGATGCGGACGACGTGCTGGCGGAGCAGCCGGATGCCGTGATCGTGGCGACGGGTTCGCAGCCGGCGGACGTTCGCGAGTTCCGGCAGACCGCCGACCCGGCTGCCGAGTTGCGGATTTCGCGGGACGCGACGGTGCTCACGTCACTGGATCTCGCGATGGCCCCGCCGCAGAACGTGGGTCGCACGGCGCTGGTCTTCGACGACGTCGGGCACTACGAAGCTATCGGTTGCTGCGAAGCGCTGATCAATCGCGGGGCTGAGGTGACCTATGTGACGCGCCACCTGATGTTCGCTCCGGCCGTCGAGACCACTGGGCGCACGCAAGCCGCGTTGCGCCGAATGTACAACGCGGGCCGGTTGCGCATCGCCACGCAATCGGCCCTAGTTTCCATCGAGAAGGGAAGTGTCGAAATCAGACCGCTTTTCGGAAGCCAGACGGAAAGCGTCCCGGCCGACACTGTGGTGATCGTGGGCTACCGGGAGTCGCAAAACGAAATCTGGGCAGCATTGCGAGGGCGAGTGGGCCAACTCCACTTGGTCGGTGACGCACTGTCGGCTCGTGATATTCAACCCGCAATTCGCGAGGGGCACATAGCGGCACGATCCATAAACTAG
- a CDS encoding Mu transposase domain-containing protein has product MQQADTRIHGTVHERPLTRFGVERQLLAALPDVPAVLSVWKEVAVHRDGHVVYKHALYSAPFTLVGKLLWLKATDTVIQLFHRQELVATPPGQRAGSRHTVRDHQLPKAQAWLEHDPQWCLARAKDIGPSCHGLILALFNDKVLVNLRGAQGLIRLRQNVGDLRLEAACERARGQQPEVQHHQGHPRLGLGQRTRAASRVGPDCRLPERRPFRPCSPIPADPLTP; this is encoded by the coding sequence ATGCAGCAGGCCGACACGCGCATCCACGGCACCGTTCACGAACGGCCGCTGACGCGCTTCGGCGTCGAGCGCCAGTTGCTCGCGGCGTTGCCGGACGTGCCGGCGGTACTGTCGGTCTGGAAGGAAGTGGCAGTCCATCGCGACGGCCACGTCGTCTACAAGCACGCGCTGTACTCGGCACCGTTTACGCTCGTCGGCAAGTTGCTCTGGCTGAAGGCGACCGATACGGTCATCCAGCTGTTCCATCGGCAAGAGCTCGTCGCGACCCCGCCGGGGCAGCGCGCCGGCAGCCGCCACACGGTGCGAGATCATCAACTGCCCAAAGCGCAGGCCTGGCTCGAGCACGATCCGCAGTGGTGTCTCGCGCGCGCAAAGGATATCGGGCCGTCGTGCCACGGCCTGATCCTCGCGCTGTTCAACGACAAGGTGCTCGTCAACCTGCGCGGCGCGCAGGGTCTCATCCGGTTGCGGCAGAATGTCGGCGATCTGCGTCTGGAGGCGGCCTGTGAGCGGGCTCGCGGTCAGCAGCCCGAAGTACAGCACCATCAAGGGCATCCTCGACTAGGGCTTGGACAGCGAACCCGTGCCGCGTCCCGCGTCGGCCCCGACTGTCGCTTACCAGAACGGCGGCCGTTTCGGCCGTGCTCTCCAATCCCTGCTGATCCATTGACACCATGA
- a CDS encoding helix-turn-helix domain-containing protein — protein MANDTEITMTLERGLQVLSVFHAERIPLTNGELLRRTELPRSVVSRLTYPYPARVHPPRGKQLPVRTGCGHIRYR, from the coding sequence ATGGCCAACGATACGGAAATCACGATGACGCTCGAACGCGGGTTACAGGTGCTCAGCGTATTCCATGCCGAACGCATACCGCTAACAAACGGCGAACTGCTGCGGCGAACCGAACTGCCGCGATCGGTCGTGTCTCGCCTGACCTACCCTTATCCAGCTCGGGTTCATCCGCCGCGTGGCAAGCAGCTCCCGGTTCGAACTGGCTGCGGGCATATTCGGTATCGGTAA
- a CDS encoding IclR family transcriptional regulator, which yields MSILSAFTPDKSALGNQEIADVTGNPAPTVLRLLRSLVALGYLHRDEKSKLYSLALASLALGYAAIADPEMLRIASVEMRVFAEATDTYVLLGTRDRLNVVLLEAHVNRRALLELWLSPGMHVPIAYSMMGWALLAALPEDERHYLLTQVELHAGDAWPAIIRRRMCEKIVQVHEFGFCMLDGEWEPELTCVAAPVTPPGHPPLVQCCDGRTARVAQASVERELGSRLVACAHVLQERLPTRR from the coding sequence TTGTCAATTCTTTCCGCCTTTACGCCAGACAAAAGCGCGCTCGGGAATCAGGAAATAGCCGACGTGACCGGGAATCCCGCGCCTACCGTGCTGCGCCTGCTGCGTTCGTTGGTGGCGCTCGGCTACTTGCATCGGGACGAGAAAAGCAAACTGTATTCGTTGGCGTTGGCGTCGCTGGCACTGGGCTATGCAGCCATCGCGGATCCCGAAATGCTGCGGATCGCCAGCGTCGAAATGCGCGTGTTCGCCGAAGCGACGGATACGTACGTCCTGCTTGGCACACGCGACCGGCTCAACGTGGTTCTGCTGGAAGCGCACGTCAATCGTCGTGCGTTGCTGGAGTTATGGCTCTCGCCCGGCATGCACGTTCCGATCGCCTATTCGATGATGGGATGGGCCCTGCTGGCGGCGCTTCCTGAGGACGAGCGGCATTATCTACTGACCCAGGTCGAACTCCACGCCGGCGATGCCTGGCCGGCCATCATTCGCCGCCGAATGTGTGAAAAGATCGTGCAGGTACACGAATTCGGTTTCTGCATGCTGGATGGCGAGTGGGAGCCGGAGCTAACGTGTGTTGCAGCCCCCGTCACGCCGCCGGGTCACCCGCCTCTCGTGCAGTGCTGCGACGGACGCACGGCGCGCGTTGCACAGGCCAGTGTCGAGCGCGAACTCGGATCGAGGCTTGTCGCGTGTGCGCATGTCCTGCAGGAGCGACTGCCGACACGTCGCTGA